In Tursiops truncatus isolate mTurTru1 chromosome 19, mTurTru1.mat.Y, whole genome shotgun sequence, a genomic segment contains:
- the UPK1A gene encoding uroplakin-1a isoform X5, giving the protein MAHCWGCGKLGALGTGLGPSESWQQPLAAGVWNGAVGPLPAPAWPHPGSCVPGKTMASAAAATAEKGSPVVVGLLVVGNIIILLSGLALFAETVWVTADQYRVYPLMGVSGKDDVFAGAWIAIFCGFSFFVVASFGVGAVLSRHRSMMLTYLVLMLTVYIFECASCITSYTHRDYMVSSPSLITKQMLTFYSADSDQGRELTRLWDRIMIEQECCGTSGPMDWVNFTSAFRATTPEVVFPWPPLCCRRTGNFIPLSEEGCRLGHLDYLFTKGCFEHIGHAIDSYTWGISWFGFAILMWTLPVMLMAMHFYSTL; this is encoded by the exons atggccCACTGCTGGGGTTGTGGGAAGCTGGGCGCACTTGGTACTGGCTTGGGCCCATCAGAGAGCTGGCAGCAGCCCCTGGCAGCTGGGGTGTGGAATGGGGCAGTGGGTCCTCTCCCGGCCCCTGCCTGGCCTCATCCCGGCTCGTGTGTCCCAGGCAAGACTATGGCttctgcagcagcagcaacagcagagaAGGGGTCTCCAGTTGTGGTGGGTCTGCTGGTCGTGGGAAACATCATTATTCTG CTGTCAGGCCTGGCCCTGTTTGCTGAAACGGTATGGGTGACCGCCGACCAGTACCGCGTGTACCCACTGATGGGCGTCTCGGGCAAGGATGACGTCTTCGCTGGTGCCTGGATCGCCATCTTCTGCGGCTTCTCCTTCTTCGTGGTGGCCAGCTTTGGTGTGGGCGCAGTGCTCTCCCGCCACCGGTCCATGATGCTCACG TACCTGGTGCTCATGCTCACCGTCTACATCTTTGAGTGCGCCTCCTGCATCACGTCCTACACCCACCGAGACTAC ATGGTGTCCAGCCCATCCCTGATCACCAAGCAGATGCTGACCTTCTACAGTGCAGACTCGGACCAGGGCCGGGAACTCACCCGCCTCTGGGATCGCATCATGATTGAG caAGAGTGCTGTGGCACGTCAGGTCCCATGGATTGGGTGAACTTCACATCAGCCTTCCGGGCCACCACCCCAGAGGTGGTGTTCCCCTGGCCCCCGCTGTGCTGTCGACGGACTGGCAACTTCATCCCCCTCAGTGAAGAAGGCTGCCGCCTGGGCCACTTGGACTACCTGTTCACCAAG ggctgctTCGAACACATTGGCCACGCCATCGACAGCTACACGTGGGGCATCTCATGGTTTGGGTTCGCCATCCTGATGTGGACG cTTCCTGTGATGCTGATGGCCATGCATTTCTACAGCACGTtgtga
- the UPK1A gene encoding uroplakin-1a isoform X3 has protein sequence MAHCWGCGKLGALGTGLGPSESWQQPLAAGVWNGAVGPLPAPAWPHPGSCVPGKTMASAAAATAEKGSPVVVGLLVVGNIIILLSGLALFAETVWVTADQYRVYPLMGVSGKDDVFAGAWIAIFCGFSFFVVASFGVGAVLSRHRSMMLTYLVLMLTVYIFECASCITSYTHRDYMVSSPSLITKQMLTFYSADSDQGRELTRLWDRIMIEQECCGTSGPMDWVNFTSAFRATTPEVVFPWPPLCCRRTGNFIPLSEEGCRLGHLDYLFTKSTGSGRAGSAAMAHGPSRSAACGIFPDQAMNPCPLHRQADSQPLRHQAPPKMFYQVSEPCWELGCPETLGHVCTDP, from the exons atggccCACTGCTGGGGTTGTGGGAAGCTGGGCGCACTTGGTACTGGCTTGGGCCCATCAGAGAGCTGGCAGCAGCCCCTGGCAGCTGGGGTGTGGAATGGGGCAGTGGGTCCTCTCCCGGCCCCTGCCTGGCCTCATCCCGGCTCGTGTGTCCCAGGCAAGACTATGGCttctgcagcagcagcaacagcagagaAGGGGTCTCCAGTTGTGGTGGGTCTGCTGGTCGTGGGAAACATCATTATTCTG CTGTCAGGCCTGGCCCTGTTTGCTGAAACGGTATGGGTGACCGCCGACCAGTACCGCGTGTACCCACTGATGGGCGTCTCGGGCAAGGATGACGTCTTCGCTGGTGCCTGGATCGCCATCTTCTGCGGCTTCTCCTTCTTCGTGGTGGCCAGCTTTGGTGTGGGCGCAGTGCTCTCCCGCCACCGGTCCATGATGCTCACG TACCTGGTGCTCATGCTCACCGTCTACATCTTTGAGTGCGCCTCCTGCATCACGTCCTACACCCACCGAGACTAC ATGGTGTCCAGCCCATCCCTGATCACCAAGCAGATGCTGACCTTCTACAGTGCAGACTCGGACCAGGGCCGGGAACTCACCCGCCTCTGGGATCGCATCATGATTGAG caAGAGTGCTGTGGCACGTCAGGTCCCATGGATTGGGTGAACTTCACATCAGCCTTCCGGGCCACCACCCCAGAGGTGGTGTTCCCCTGGCCCCCGCTGTGCTGTCGACGGACTGGCAACTTCATCCCCCTCAGTGAAGAAGGCTGCCGCCTGGGCCACTTGGACTACCTGTTCACCAAG agcacaggctccggacgtgcaggctcagcggccatggctcacgggcccagccgctccgcggcatgtgggatcttcccggaccaggccatgaacccgtgtcccctgcatcggcaggcggactctcaaccgctgcgccaccaggccCCTCCAAAGATGTTTTACCAGGTTTCTGAGCCCTGCTGGGAGTTGGGGTGCCCTGAAACCCTTGGACATGTGTGCACGGACCCTTAG
- the UPK1A gene encoding uroplakin-1a isoform X4, translated as MAHCWGCGKLGALGTGLGPSESWQQPLAAGVWNGAVGPLPAPAWPHPGSCVPGKTMASAAAATAEKGSPVVVGLLVVGNIIILLSGLALFAETVWVTADQYRVYPLMGVSGKDDVFAGAWIAIFCGFSFFVVASFGVGAVLSRHRSMMLTYLVLMLTVYIFECASCITSYTHRDYMVSSPSLITKQMLTFYSADSDQGRELTRLWDRIMIEQECCGTSGPMDWVNFTSAFRATTPEVVFPWPPLCCRRTGNFIPLSEEGCRLGHLDYLFTKMMSLTSDGWSWDVISGSQAPTRCFNSCKGSAEAERETRGGEPVTFAAWGRFTVMP; from the exons atggccCACTGCTGGGGTTGTGGGAAGCTGGGCGCACTTGGTACTGGCTTGGGCCCATCAGAGAGCTGGCAGCAGCCCCTGGCAGCTGGGGTGTGGAATGGGGCAGTGGGTCCTCTCCCGGCCCCTGCCTGGCCTCATCCCGGCTCGTGTGTCCCAGGCAAGACTATGGCttctgcagcagcagcaacagcagagaAGGGGTCTCCAGTTGTGGTGGGTCTGCTGGTCGTGGGAAACATCATTATTCTG CTGTCAGGCCTGGCCCTGTTTGCTGAAACGGTATGGGTGACCGCCGACCAGTACCGCGTGTACCCACTGATGGGCGTCTCGGGCAAGGATGACGTCTTCGCTGGTGCCTGGATCGCCATCTTCTGCGGCTTCTCCTTCTTCGTGGTGGCCAGCTTTGGTGTGGGCGCAGTGCTCTCCCGCCACCGGTCCATGATGCTCACG TACCTGGTGCTCATGCTCACCGTCTACATCTTTGAGTGCGCCTCCTGCATCACGTCCTACACCCACCGAGACTAC ATGGTGTCCAGCCCATCCCTGATCACCAAGCAGATGCTGACCTTCTACAGTGCAGACTCGGACCAGGGCCGGGAACTCACCCGCCTCTGGGATCGCATCATGATTGAG caAGAGTGCTGTGGCACGTCAGGTCCCATGGATTGGGTGAACTTCACATCAGCCTTCCGGGCCACCACCCCAGAGGTGGTGTTCCCCTGGCCCCCGCTGTGCTGTCGACGGACTGGCAACTTCATCCCCCTCAGTGAAGAAGGCTGCCGCCTGGGCCACTTGGACTACCTGTTCACCAAG atgatgagCCTCACTAGTGACGGATGGAGTTGGGATGTGATTTCAGGCAGTCAGGCCCCAACCAGGTGCTTTAACTCCTGCAAAGGGAgtgcagaggcagagagagaaaccaGAGGAGGAGAACCGGTCACCTTCGCTGCCTGGGGACGCTTCACCGTCATGCCTTAG
- the UPK1A gene encoding uroplakin-1a isoform X2, whose amino-acid sequence MWPDISKIWNFRHPPPFQETGPRRGLGIYREALWEGLAREASGREGKTMASAAAATAEKGSPVVVGLLVVGNIIILLSGLALFAETVWVTADQYRVYPLMGVSGKDDVFAGAWIAIFCGFSFFVVASFGVGAVLSRHRSMMLTYLVLMLTVYIFECASCITSYTHRDYMVSSPSLITKQMLTFYSADSDQGRELTRLWDRIMIEQECCGTSGPMDWVNFTSAFRATTPEVVFPWPPLCCRRTGNFIPLSEEGCRLGHLDYLFTKGCFEHIGHAIDSYTWGISWFGFAILMWTSTGSGRAGSAAMAHGPSRSAACGIFPDQAMNPCPLHRQADSQPLRHQAPPKMFYQVSEPCWELGCPETLGHVCTDP is encoded by the exons ATGTGGCCAGATATTAGCAAAATCTGGAATTTCAG ACACCCTCCCCCCTTCCAGGAAACTGGCCCAAGGAGGGGCCTGGGCATATATAGGGAGGCACTGTGGGAGGGCCTGGCCAGAGAGGCTTCAGGCAGAGAAG GCAAGACTATGGCttctgcagcagcagcaacagcagagaAGGGGTCTCCAGTTGTGGTGGGTCTGCTGGTCGTGGGAAACATCATTATTCTG CTGTCAGGCCTGGCCCTGTTTGCTGAAACGGTATGGGTGACCGCCGACCAGTACCGCGTGTACCCACTGATGGGCGTCTCGGGCAAGGATGACGTCTTCGCTGGTGCCTGGATCGCCATCTTCTGCGGCTTCTCCTTCTTCGTGGTGGCCAGCTTTGGTGTGGGCGCAGTGCTCTCCCGCCACCGGTCCATGATGCTCACG TACCTGGTGCTCATGCTCACCGTCTACATCTTTGAGTGCGCCTCCTGCATCACGTCCTACACCCACCGAGACTAC ATGGTGTCCAGCCCATCCCTGATCACCAAGCAGATGCTGACCTTCTACAGTGCAGACTCGGACCAGGGCCGGGAACTCACCCGCCTCTGGGATCGCATCATGATTGAG caAGAGTGCTGTGGCACGTCAGGTCCCATGGATTGGGTGAACTTCACATCAGCCTTCCGGGCCACCACCCCAGAGGTGGTGTTCCCCTGGCCCCCGCTGTGCTGTCGACGGACTGGCAACTTCATCCCCCTCAGTGAAGAAGGCTGCCGCCTGGGCCACTTGGACTACCTGTTCACCAAG ggctgctTCGAACACATTGGCCACGCCATCGACAGCTACACGTGGGGCATCTCATGGTTTGGGTTCGCCATCCTGATGTGGACG agcacaggctccggacgtgcaggctcagcggccatggctcacgggcccagccgctccgcggcatgtgggatcttcccggaccaggccatgaacccgtgtcccctgcatcggcaggcggactctcaaccgctgcgccaccaggccCCTCCAAAGATGTTTTACCAGGTTTCTGAGCCCTGCTGGGAGTTGGGGTGCCCTGAAACCCTTGGACATGTGTGCACGGACCCTTAG
- the UPK1A gene encoding uroplakin-1a isoform X1, with protein MAHCWGCGKLGALGTGLGPSESWQQPLAAGVWNGAVGPLPAPAWPHPGSCVPGKTMASAAAATAEKGSPVVVGLLVVGNIIILLSGLALFAETVWVTADQYRVYPLMGVSGKDDVFAGAWIAIFCGFSFFVVASFGVGAVLSRHRSMMLTYLVLMLTVYIFECASCITSYTHRDYMVSSPSLITKQMLTFYSADSDQGRELTRLWDRIMIEQECCGTSGPMDWVNFTSAFRATTPEVVFPWPPLCCRRTGNFIPLSEEGCRLGHLDYLFTKGCFEHIGHAIDSYTWGISWFGFAILMWTSTGSGRAGSAAMAHGPSRSAACGIFPDQAMNPCPLHRQADSQPLRHQAPPKMFYQVSEPCWELGCPETLGHVCTDP; from the exons atggccCACTGCTGGGGTTGTGGGAAGCTGGGCGCACTTGGTACTGGCTTGGGCCCATCAGAGAGCTGGCAGCAGCCCCTGGCAGCTGGGGTGTGGAATGGGGCAGTGGGTCCTCTCCCGGCCCCTGCCTGGCCTCATCCCGGCTCGTGTGTCCCAGGCAAGACTATGGCttctgcagcagcagcaacagcagagaAGGGGTCTCCAGTTGTGGTGGGTCTGCTGGTCGTGGGAAACATCATTATTCTG CTGTCAGGCCTGGCCCTGTTTGCTGAAACGGTATGGGTGACCGCCGACCAGTACCGCGTGTACCCACTGATGGGCGTCTCGGGCAAGGATGACGTCTTCGCTGGTGCCTGGATCGCCATCTTCTGCGGCTTCTCCTTCTTCGTGGTGGCCAGCTTTGGTGTGGGCGCAGTGCTCTCCCGCCACCGGTCCATGATGCTCACG TACCTGGTGCTCATGCTCACCGTCTACATCTTTGAGTGCGCCTCCTGCATCACGTCCTACACCCACCGAGACTAC ATGGTGTCCAGCCCATCCCTGATCACCAAGCAGATGCTGACCTTCTACAGTGCAGACTCGGACCAGGGCCGGGAACTCACCCGCCTCTGGGATCGCATCATGATTGAG caAGAGTGCTGTGGCACGTCAGGTCCCATGGATTGGGTGAACTTCACATCAGCCTTCCGGGCCACCACCCCAGAGGTGGTGTTCCCCTGGCCCCCGCTGTGCTGTCGACGGACTGGCAACTTCATCCCCCTCAGTGAAGAAGGCTGCCGCCTGGGCCACTTGGACTACCTGTTCACCAAG ggctgctTCGAACACATTGGCCACGCCATCGACAGCTACACGTGGGGCATCTCATGGTTTGGGTTCGCCATCCTGATGTGGACG agcacaggctccggacgtgcaggctcagcggccatggctcacgggcccagccgctccgcggcatgtgggatcttcccggaccaggccatgaacccgtgtcccctgcatcggcaggcggactctcaaccgctgcgccaccaggccCCTCCAAAGATGTTTTACCAGGTTTCTGAGCCCTGCTGGGAGTTGGGGTGCCCTGAAACCCTTGGACATGTGTGCACGGACCCTTAG